In one window of Bacillota bacterium DNA:
- the smpB gene encoding SsrA-binding protein SmpB, with translation MTKKKTNEQIVTTNRKARYDYFILETYEAGLALVGTEVKSLRAGRASLRDSYARAENGELILYNMHISPYQQGGYVNHEPRRPRKLLLRKNEIRKLAAMIQEKGLTLVPLKVYFNERGWAKVELALARGKKSYDKRDDLAARDAKREIERAFKEHSLGAI, from the coding sequence ATGACCAAGAAGAAAACCAATGAGCAAATTGTAACCACTAACCGCAAAGCCCGTTATGATTACTTTATCCTGGAAACGTACGAGGCCGGGTTAGCGCTGGTGGGAACAGAGGTGAAATCCCTGCGGGCCGGCAGGGCTAGTTTAAGAGACAGCTATGCCCGGGCCGAAAACGGGGAGCTAATTCTCTACAATATGCACATTAGCCCGTATCAACAAGGCGGCTACGTAAATCATGAGCCTCGGCGACCGCGCAAATTGCTTCTCCGTAAAAACGAGATCAGAAAACTGGCTGCCATGATACAAGAAAAGGGCTTGACTTTAGTCCCGCTGAAGGTATACTTTAATGAACGGGGCTGGGCCAAGGTGGAGCTGGCGTTAGCTCGGGGCAAAAAGTCATACGACAAACGTGATGATCTAGCGGCACGGGATGCCAAGCGGGAAATTGAGCGAGCGTTTAAAGAGCATTCCTTGGGGGCGATTTAG